Within Paenibacillus sp. RUD330, the genomic segment CGAGGTCGCGGAGCCGTTCTCCTCCTACGACGGATGGCTCAGCAGCTCTTGGCTGCAGGAGGAGCTGCTGTTCGTCGACATTTTGCCGGCGGTCGTCAAGCTTCCTAGACGCTACTGCTTCCGCTATCTCAAGATCGAGGTGCTGGATACGTCCGTCAAATACAAAGCCGGCTTCGACGACATCGTCTGTGTAGCCGTTACTTCGGCGAACGCATCCAGCCTGCCGCCGCTGCCGGACAAACTCCCTGAGGATCTCCGGGCCATGGACCGTATCGCGGTCAAGACGCTGCAGGATTGCATGCAGACCGTATTCGAGGACGGGCCCAAGCGGGACCGCCGCCTGTGGATCGGCGATCTTCGGCTGCAGGCGCAGGCCAACTATGCCACCTTCCGCAATTTCGATCTGGTGAAGCGCTGCCTGTACCTGTTCGCCGGCATGCGGCTGCCGGACGGCGCCGTGGCCGCATGCGTGTTCGAGAAGCCCCATCCTCATGCGGATGACACAAGGCTTTACGATTATTCTCTGCTTTTCGCGGCGACGCTGCATGATTACTATGAAGCTTCCGGCGACATGGAGACGCTGCGGGAGCTGTGGCCGATCGCTCTTGAACAGCTTGAGATCGGATTGCAGCGGCTGGGCGAAGACGGCGCCGTAGTGGACGACCCGACCTGGTGGTGCTTTACGGACTGGCACGGCGAGCTGAACAAGCAGGCATCTGCCCAAGCTGTCCTCATTTACAGCTTGAAGCGGGGACAACGTCTGGCGGAGGCGCTGGGGCTGGCAGCGGAGCGGAAGTTCATCGCCGAGGCTGTCGAACGGACGTCCTCTGCCGCCCTGGATGTGCTGCTGGATCCGGATACGGGGCTGTTCGCAAGCGGGCAGGACCGCCAGATCTCCTGGGCTTCGCAGGTATGGATGGCGCTCGCGGAGGTACTGCCGCAGGCGGACAATGCCCGGCTGCTCCGCAAGCTGATCGCCAGCGATCCCGCGATCGGAATGACGACGCCGTATATGGCGCATCATTTCGTTGAGGCGCTGTTCGAGGCGGGCCTGCCGGAGCTGGCGCTGGAGAAGCTGCGGTCCTATTGGGGGGGGATGATGGCCGACGGCGCCGATACGTTCTGGGAGCTGTACAACCCGGACGACAAGAAGCTGTCCCCGTACGGAAGCAACCTGATCAACAGCTACTGCCACGCCTGGAGCTGCACGCCTTCTTATTTCA encodes:
- a CDS encoding sugar hydrolase: MMNIRQDWVDKAEALTPALAHEDKRPVRVIEVHQDDNAFQGWATRTGGTIEEWKNQAYGKGDSFILDFGDHWVGYMQLSLRSMGSPPDAPMKLKLTFGEMPCEVAEPFSSYDGWLSSSWLQEELLFVDILPAVVKLPRRYCFRYLKIEVLDTSVKYKAGFDDIVCVAVTSANASSLPPLPDKLPEDLRAMDRIAVKTLQDCMQTVFEDGPKRDRRLWIGDLRLQAQANYATFRNFDLVKRCLYLFAGMRLPDGAVAACVFEKPHPHADDTRLYDYSLLFAATLHDYYEASGDMETLRELWPIALEQLEIGLQRLGEDGAVVDDPTWWCFTDWHGELNKQASAQAVLIYSLKRGQRLAEALGLAAERKFIAEAVERTSSAALDVLLDPDTGLFASGQDRQISWASQVWMALAEVLPQADNARLLRKLIASDPAIGMTTPYMAHHFVEALFEAGLPELALEKLRSYWGGMMADGADTFWELYNPDDKKLSPYGSNLINSYCHAWSCTPSYFIRTYMR